A window from Chelmon rostratus isolate fCheRos1 chromosome 13, fCheRos1.pri, whole genome shotgun sequence encodes these proteins:
- the LOC121616475 gene encoding trace amine-associated receptor 13c-like — protein sequence MKTIEEAELCFPQLLNSSCRKTMHPHSVSMLTYIILSSISLLTVALNLLVIISISHFKQLHTPTNLLLLSLAVSDFFVGFLMLFQIVLIEGCWLLGDFMCAVYNILNYIVTSASIGTMVLISADRYVAICDPLHYPTKVTQKRVQMCVSLCWMCSIFCHSLLLKDNLEQPGRYNSCFGECVIIIDYVAGLVDLFLSFIGPVTVIVVLYMRVFVVAVSQARAMRSHIVAVQFSVKVTAKKSEMKAATTLGVVVVVFLVCVCPYFCVALTGQDTMLNASSAAFVISLFYFNSCLNPVIYAFFYPWFRKSIKLIVTLKILEADSCDSNIL from the exons ATGAAAACCATTGAAGAAGCTGAactctgctttccacagctcctCAACTCTTCCTGCAGGAAGACTATGCATCCTCACTCTGTATCCATGCTCACTTACATCATactgtcctccatctctcttctcACTGTGGCTCTCAACCTGCTGgtcatcatctccatctcacACTTCAA GCAGCTCCATACCCCCaccaacctcctcctcctctctctggctgtctctgaTTTCTTCGTGGGCTTCCTCATGTTGTTTCAAATTGTCCTCATAGAAGGCTGCTGGCTTTTGGGTGACttcatgtgtgcagtgtatAACATTTTAAACTATATTGTTACCTCTGCCTCAATAGGAACCATGGTGCTCATATCAGCTGACCGCTATGTGGCTATTTGTGACCCTCTACACTACCCCACCAAAGTCACCCAAAAAAGagttcaaatgtgtgtttctctgtgttggatgtgttctattttctgtcacagtttgCTGCTGAAGGATAATCTGGAACAACCAGGCAGGTATAACTCCTGCTTTGGAGAGTGtgtgattattattgattatgtTGCCGGACTTGTTgatctgtttttgtcctttattGGTCCTGTCACTGTCATTGTAGTTCTGTATATGAGAGTATTTGTGGTGGCTGTGTCTCAGGCTCGGGCCATGAGGTCCCACATTGTAGCTGTCCAGTTTTCGGTGAAAGTAACTGCTAAGAAATCTGAGATGAAAGCAGCCACTACTCTTggtgttgttgtagttgtgtttCTAGTATGTGTCTGCCCATATTTTTGTGTTGCACTTACAGGCCAGGACACCATGCTCAATGCTTCATCTGCTGCCTTTGTAATAtctctcttttattttaacTCCTGTCTAAATCCTGTGATCTACGCCTTTTTTTACCCCTGGTTCAGAAAATCTATCAAACTCATTGTTACACTTAAGATACTGGAGGCTGACTCCTGTGATTCCAACATACTGTAG
- the LOC121616071 gene encoding uncharacterized protein LOC121616071 isoform X1 has translation MALRSFYHSARRNRSTEMRACSFNIIIFTMYLNFILYPTHGFEVIQPQNRTVNSDGVASISCEHTANVTSVEDVQLNSISLTGKPRRTLLCQKGMNDCKNIIMHEENSNKCLFIILNIGPEALNMKYECEFTVKKDDLDYTETGTPTILLPGEKEAVCAPPPQSHQLRWILTGVLALMFLYGCVITSFYIRLRFNNRDPKNSTYVVMRKAPLPRNPPFDIICGTPAAQQQTGELIRGSSTMMGCHLSSLEGISSSCSLSELRTLERSLLISDATCLICALWQVLLDHQSTKNQTSEQLISTGHTRTYILILQQAVNDPSCAI, from the exons atgGCCCTACGCAG TTTTTACCACAGTGCGAGAAGGAACAGAAGCACTGAGATGAGGGCTTGCAGCTtcaacatcatcatcttcacaATGTATCTAAACTTCATCCTCTACCCAACCCATG GGTTTGAGGTGATTCAGCCACAGAATCGGACTGTAAACTCAGATGGGGTAGCTTCTATCAGCTGTGAACACACCGCAAATGTCACCTCTGTTGAAGATGTTCAGCTCAACAGCATATCACT AACAGGCAAACCCAGACGAACTCTGCTCTGCCAGAAGGGAATGAACGACTGTAAGAACATTATCATGCATGAAGAGAACTCCAACAAGTGCCTTTTCATCATACTCAACATTGGGCCAGAGGCCTTGAACATGAAATACGAGTGTGAgtttacagtgaaaaaagaTGATCTCGATTACACCGAGACAGGAACACCAACCATACTGCTGCCAG GTGAAAAGGAAGCAGTCTGTGCACCCCCTCCTCAGTCTCATCAGCTCAGGTGGATCCTGACTGGTGTGCTGGCTCTGATGTTCCTGTATGGCTGTGTCATCACCTCCTTCTACATCAGACTGAGG ttCAACAACAGAGATCCCAAGAACTCCACCTACGTAGTAATGAGGAAAGCTCCTCTGCCAAGGAATCCACCTTTCGACATTATT TGTGGTACGCCGGCTGCTCAGCAACAGACAGGAGAGCTCATCAGAGGGTCATCAACGATGATGGGCTGCCATCTGTCCTCCCTGGAAGGAatctccagctcctgcagcctctctgagTTAAGAACATTAGAAAGGTCTCTTCTCATCTCGGACGCCACCTGTCTGATCTGTGCCCTCTGGCAGGTGCTACTGGATCATCAAAGCACGAAAAACCAGACTTCAGAACAGCTTATTTCCACGGGCCATACACGTACTTATATACTAATACTCCAACAAGCAGTGAATGACCCCTCATGTGCAATATGA
- the LOC121616071 gene encoding uncharacterized protein LOC121616071 isoform X2: MSPLLKMFSSTAYHCKPRRTLLCQKGMNDCKNIIMHEENSNKCLFIILNIGPEALNMKYECEFTVKKDDLDYTETGTPTILLPGEKEAVCAPPPQSHQLRWILTGVLALMFLYGCVITSFYIRLRFNNRDPKNSTYVVMRKAPLPRNPPFDIICGTPAAQQQTGELIRGSSTMMGCHLSSLEGISSSCSLSELRTLERSLLISDATCLICALWQVLLDHQSTKNQTSEQLISTGHTRTYILILQQAVNDPSCAI, translated from the exons ATGTCACCTCTGTTGAAGATGTTCAGCTCAACAGCATATCACT GCAAACCCAGACGAACTCTGCTCTGCCAGAAGGGAATGAACGACTGTAAGAACATTATCATGCATGAAGAGAACTCCAACAAGTGCCTTTTCATCATACTCAACATTGGGCCAGAGGCCTTGAACATGAAATACGAGTGTGAgtttacagtgaaaaaagaTGATCTCGATTACACCGAGACAGGAACACCAACCATACTGCTGCCAG GTGAAAAGGAAGCAGTCTGTGCACCCCCTCCTCAGTCTCATCAGCTCAGGTGGATCCTGACTGGTGTGCTGGCTCTGATGTTCCTGTATGGCTGTGTCATCACCTCCTTCTACATCAGACTGAGG ttCAACAACAGAGATCCCAAGAACTCCACCTACGTAGTAATGAGGAAAGCTCCTCTGCCAAGGAATCCACCTTTCGACATTATT TGTGGTACGCCGGCTGCTCAGCAACAGACAGGAGAGCTCATCAGAGGGTCATCAACGATGATGGGCTGCCATCTGTCCTCCCTGGAAGGAatctccagctcctgcagcctctctgagTTAAGAACATTAGAAAGGTCTCTTCTCATCTCGGACGCCACCTGTCTGATCTGTGCCCTCTGGCAGGTGCTACTGGATCATCAAAGCACGAAAAACCAGACTTCAGAACAGCTTATTTCCACGGGCCATACACGTACTTATATACTAATACTCCAACAAGCAGTGAATGACCCCTCATGTGCAATATGA
- the LOC121616071 gene encoding uncharacterized protein LOC121616071 isoform X3 encodes MALRSFYHSARRNRSTEMRACSFNIIIFTMYLNFILYPTHGFEVIQPQNRTVNSDGVASISCEHTANVTSVEDVQLNSISLTGKPRRTLLCQKGMNDCKNIIMHEENSNKCLFIILNIGPEALNMKYECEFTVKKDDLDYTETGTPTILLPGEKEAVCAPPPQSHQLRWILTGVLALMFLYGCVITSFYIRLRFNNRDPKNSTYVVMRKAPLPRNPPFDIIVGS; translated from the exons atgGCCCTACGCAG TTTTTACCACAGTGCGAGAAGGAACAGAAGCACTGAGATGAGGGCTTGCAGCTtcaacatcatcatcttcacaATGTATCTAAACTTCATCCTCTACCCAACCCATG GGTTTGAGGTGATTCAGCCACAGAATCGGACTGTAAACTCAGATGGGGTAGCTTCTATCAGCTGTGAACACACCGCAAATGTCACCTCTGTTGAAGATGTTCAGCTCAACAGCATATCACT AACAGGCAAACCCAGACGAACTCTGCTCTGCCAGAAGGGAATGAACGACTGTAAGAACATTATCATGCATGAAGAGAACTCCAACAAGTGCCTTTTCATCATACTCAACATTGGGCCAGAGGCCTTGAACATGAAATACGAGTGTGAgtttacagtgaaaaaagaTGATCTCGATTACACCGAGACAGGAACACCAACCATACTGCTGCCAG GTGAAAAGGAAGCAGTCTGTGCACCCCCTCCTCAGTCTCATCAGCTCAGGTGGATCCTGACTGGTGTGCTGGCTCTGATGTTCCTGTATGGCTGTGTCATCACCTCCTTCTACATCAGACTGAGG ttCAACAACAGAGATCCCAAGAACTCCACCTACGTAGTAATGAGGAAAGCTCCTCTGCCAAGGAATCCACCTTTCGACATTATTGTGGGTAGCTGA
- the cd28 gene encoding cytotoxic T-lymphocyte protein 4 — MFLAHCMMEWIVLTVLSLCLPVWSAVKVIQPYRVVSTNGTAQVQCFVQPQPSYHQIQVHYDQSLPSPGPEELRVTLVKGLHGTQALCSSIPNFIGEPETGVEKEGEVKCTAVMREGAVEVTVTGLKATDTDMYRCEIEIFYPPPFLRLTGNGTLIHVLESSDCPVQAAHRQTARQGDEEEDDDVDEMSNVSVPVGVLMFLVMFVLVIITAFQILQCERGKREVVIPVPGVLHKVDATGFSCENIA; from the exons ATGTTCCTGGCTCACTGTATGATGGAATGGATTGTGCTGACTGTCCTCAGCCTTTGCCTGCCGGTGTGGAGTG CTGTGAAGGTGATCCAGCCCTATAGAGTGGTGAGCACCAACGGTACGGCACAAGTCCAGTGCTTCGTCCAACCCCAACCTTCCTACCACCAGATCCAAGTACACTACGACCAAAGCCTGCCAAGCCCTGGCCCTGAGGAGCTCCGTGTGACTCTGGTGAAAGGCCTCCACGGCACCCAGGCACTCTGCTCTTCTATCCCCAACTTCATAGGAGAGCCAGAGACAGGtgtggagaaagagggagag gtGAAGTGCACTGCTGTGATGAGAGAGGGCGCTGTGGAGGTGACAGTGACTGGCCTGAAAGCTACAGACACAGATATGTATCGATGTGAGATAGAGATCTTTTACCCGCCACCTTTTCTACGGCTCACTGGCAACGGCACACTCATTCATGTCCTCG AAAGCTCTGACTGTCCTGTGCAGGCAgctcacagacagactgcacGCCAgggtgatgaagaagaggatgatgatgtcGATGAGATGTCAAACGTCAGTGTTCCTGTGGGTGTACTGATGTTTCTGGTCATGTTTGTCCTCGTCATCATTACCGCCTTCCAG ATTCTCCAGTGTGAACGAGGGAAGAGGGAGGTTGTTATACCTGTGCCTGGTGTGCTTCACAAAGTGGATGCTACTGgattttcatgtgaaaacattGCATGA